In Duganella zoogloeoides, a single genomic region encodes these proteins:
- a CDS encoding VOC family protein: MKNQIILNLPVQDLARSKAFFAALGFIFSDRFSGENAVFMNIVGDTIQAMLTTEPFFESLIGKPVAQAKQANEVVICLSCDSREEVDTLIAKAVAAGGRTPHPPEDHGFMYDQGFEDLDGHLWNLVWVAEEA, encoded by the coding sequence ATGAAAAACCAGATCATCCTCAACCTGCCGGTGCAAGACCTGGCCCGGTCCAAAGCGTTCTTCGCTGCGCTCGGTTTTATCTTCAGTGACCGTTTCAGCGGCGAAAACGCGGTGTTCATGAACATCGTCGGTGACACCATCCAGGCCATGCTGACGACCGAGCCATTTTTTGAATCGTTGATCGGCAAGCCGGTCGCACAGGCGAAGCAGGCTAACGAAGTCGTGATCTGCCTGAGCTGCGACAGCCGCGAAGAAGTCGATACCCTGATCGCCAAAGCCGTTGCCGCCGGCGGCCGCACGCCGCACCCGCCGGAAGACCATGGCTTCATGTACGACCAGGGTTTCGAGGACCTCGATGGCCATTTGTGGAACCTGGTGTGGGTGGCGGAGGAAGCCTGA